The DNA segment CAGCGCGAGGGCGTCGCGCCATTCGGGGCTGAGCGCCTCGTGGCCACGCTCGATGACATCGCGCAGGCCGGCCTCGCGGTGGTGCAGCCACTCGCGCATGATGACGCGGGATGCGGCGCGCCCGGCCTCGGTGGCGTCGAGCTCGGGGCTGCCGAGGTGGATGGGCCCGGGAACGCGCTCCCACCACCGCTCGCGCCCGGTGCCGCGGTCGGCGACCTCGCGCACGTAGCCGTGCTTCTCGAGCTGGCGGAGGTGGTAGCTGGTGGCACCGCTCGACTCGCCGAGCCGCTCGGCGAGGCCGCTGGCGGTCTGCTCGCCGTAGGTCGACAGCGCCTCGATGATCTGGACGCGCAGCGGGTGCGCGAGCGCCTTGAGGCCGTCGAGGTCGGCGGCGCGACCCTCGAGCTCGTCCTGGTGGTGTCCCATGACGACCACGATAGCGATGCAAAGACTTCTTTGCAAGTACTTCTTTGCAATGTGTCTTTTGCAATGACTCTTTTGCAATGAGTCCTTTGCATTCCGGGCGCTAGGGTCGAGACATGTCGAACCCGTTCCTCGCGCC comes from the Microcella frigidaquae genome and includes:
- a CDS encoding ArsR/SmtB family transcription factor, yielding MGHHQDELEGRAADLDGLKALAHPLRVQIIEALSTYGEQTASGLAERLGESSGATSYHLRQLEKHGYVREVADRGTGRERWWERVPGPIHLGSPELDATEAGRAASRVIMREWLHHREAGLRDVIERGHEALSPEWRDALALQSASMHVTAAQLDELNHQIVDLIIGFAREHRGQRVPGSRPVHVQYYAYPVLDGVEIPLDASAGDAATGTATTSTATTAPVSTPKEG